From the Leptospira biflexa serovar Patoc strain 'Patoc 1 (Paris)' genome, one window contains:
- a CDS encoding adenylate/guanylate cyclase domain-containing protein: MGKIKPILNHLILVNFLFFCLALVSCNFDNTKVAKKGYLEIPEVFVENHKKISLNGEWEFYWNEIYGDALFQKIAEKKQTYVNVPSSWNSVRPEGIGGDGYASFRLVVKVPDPNIRYYLRVQPATSAYELYINRQKIAYSGVIGVDQLSAKPKYQIQYVSFQPESYEQEIIYVVSNFHHARGGYRKPIEMGTKEVIQNESLIYSAGEVFVFGAMLTMALYQLTVFFFRRQEKSSLFFALFCLFTGLRLVILDNYYIVYAFPDFSWKWMQVLDYSSAPLLVCFFLSYLRSLFPGKSEVPNWMLQSCWSLSFTYVLFVLLTDPKLFTTTNIVSQVFILFFSICSFYVIFRIYRQRKRDSSLVFYGSLILMLGSTHDLMAGNYWFQAQPLMPFSLFVFFLFQSILLARRNARFYSSMDTLTTELIEVNNRLESSNKVYAKFVPLRLIQLFSKKDESKVKRGDFILKHMSVLSSDIRDFTAISETLSPEETFLFLNDYLRQVGPIIRSQNGFIEKYVGDAIFALFEKEPEDALSAAIQMHKTIANWNKESHNHRVGEIQIGVGIHFGELMLGIVGEEQRIESAVLSDSMGVANSLESMTKKYGAKIILSLDALLELKEPDSYPHRLLDFIKIPAKQKLIGIAQVLVEGVEESFQLKIQTKEEFEESVNLFWDGDFRAAELGFSSVLNRDPSDKAALLYLERSQQYLQNGPPPGFGKGFLA, encoded by the coding sequence ATGGGAAAAATAAAACCAATCCTAAATCATTTGATATTAGTAAACTTTCTTTTCTTTTGTTTGGCGTTAGTTTCGTGTAACTTTGATAATACGAAAGTTGCAAAAAAAGGATATTTGGAAATTCCAGAAGTATTTGTGGAAAACCACAAAAAAATTTCATTGAATGGAGAATGGGAATTTTATTGGAACGAGATTTATGGCGATGCCTTATTCCAAAAAATAGCGGAAAAGAAACAAACTTACGTTAACGTTCCTTCATCTTGGAACTCTGTTCGGCCAGAAGGAATCGGTGGGGATGGGTATGCCAGCTTTCGTTTAGTTGTTAAAGTTCCAGATCCTAACATTCGTTATTATTTGAGAGTGCAACCTGCAACCAGTGCTTATGAATTGTACATCAATCGGCAAAAAATTGCTTATTCAGGGGTCATTGGTGTGGATCAATTGTCCGCAAAACCAAAATACCAAATTCAATATGTTTCGTTCCAACCTGAATCTTATGAACAAGAAATCATTTATGTTGTCAGTAATTTCCATCATGCTCGCGGTGGTTATCGCAAACCCATTGAAATGGGTACAAAAGAAGTCATCCAAAACGAGTCACTCATATATTCGGCTGGTGAAGTATTTGTGTTCGGTGCTATGCTCACGATGGCATTGTACCAACTCACTGTTTTTTTCTTCCGTAGGCAGGAGAAAAGTTCACTGTTTTTTGCTCTCTTTTGTTTGTTCACAGGCCTTCGCTTAGTTATATTAGATAATTATTACATAGTATATGCGTTTCCCGATTTTTCATGGAAATGGATGCAAGTATTGGATTATTCTTCGGCACCACTGCTTGTTTGTTTTTTCTTAAGTTATTTACGCAGTTTGTTTCCTGGAAAATCAGAAGTACCCAATTGGATGTTACAATCTTGTTGGAGTTTGAGTTTTACATATGTATTATTTGTCTTACTCACAGATCCGAAACTCTTTACAACGACCAATATTGTTTCGCAGGTTTTTATCTTATTTTTTAGTATCTGCTCCTTTTATGTGATCTTTCGTATCTATCGCCAAAGGAAACGAGATAGTAGTTTAGTTTTTTATGGTTCACTCATTTTGATGTTGGGTTCGACACATGATTTGATGGCAGGGAATTATTGGTTCCAAGCCCAACCCCTTATGCCATTTTCATTATTTGTATTCTTTTTGTTCCAAAGTATTCTACTTGCGAGAAGGAATGCTCGTTTTTATTCCTCGATGGATACTTTAACAACAGAATTAATTGAAGTAAACAATCGACTTGAATCATCTAACAAAGTTTATGCAAAATTTGTACCCTTACGACTCATCCAATTGTTTTCCAAAAAAGATGAATCAAAAGTCAAACGTGGAGATTTTATCCTAAAACACATGTCAGTATTGTCGTCTGATATTCGTGATTTTACAGCAATCTCGGAAACGCTTAGTCCAGAGGAAACATTTCTTTTTTTGAATGATTATCTCAGACAAGTTGGGCCTATCATTCGTTCTCAAAATGGATTTATCGAAAAGTATGTTGGTGATGCCATCTTTGCATTGTTTGAAAAAGAACCAGAAGATGCACTTTCGGCAGCGATTCAAATGCACAAAACGATTGCGAATTGGAACAAAGAAAGTCACAACCATCGTGTTGGGGAAATCCAAATCGGTGTTGGAATCCATTTTGGTGAATTGATGTTAGGAATTGTTGGGGAAGAACAAAGAATTGAATCCGCAGTACTTTCCGATTCCATGGGAGTTGCCAATTCCTTAGAATCAATGACGAAAAAATATGGGGCAAAAATCATTCTTAGTTTAGATGCACTTTTAGAATTAAAAGAACCGGATTCTTATCCGCATCGACTTTTGGATTTTATTAAAATTCCCGCAAAACAAAAGTTAATCGGAATTGCACAAGTTTTAGTGGAGGGGGTCGAAGAATCCTTTCAGCTCAAGATCCAAACCAAAGAAGAATTTGAAGAAAGTGTGAATTTGTTTTGGGATGGGGACTTTCGGGCAGCGGAGCTTGGATTTTCATCAGTTTTGAATCGAGACCCTTCCGACAAGGCAGCCCTTCTGTATTTGGAACGATCCCAACAATACCTCCAAAATGGACCTCCTCCTGGGTTTGGAAAGGGATTTTTGGCATAA